One Ostrea edulis chromosome 2, xbOstEdul1.1, whole genome shotgun sequence genomic region harbors:
- the LOC125667023 gene encoding uncharacterized protein LOC125667023: protein MSFAITLLVKLESDILFVFLKAQTAHGPYMATQFGAGYNQPGYNQPYNQQGYNQPYNQPYNQPYNQPYNQQYNNPAPGGYNPAPGGYNTAPGGYNTAPVYTTTTMPPTSTTPGTTVETEFEAEETTVPATTTTAVTTTTTRKPPPKPKKRPPIRNRGQFSQKQEHQPEPRRNKWMRPPGVQQSMRPPRGQNRNFRNQNQLPRKYIPPSFQRPVNGRQNSFKPPKNQPFKGQQFMNNGPPLKNQPVTFNQPPYGGPAYNFQPQTRANTNQYQPPPPMQAPMQQQQQQPIRPPVLQQQPPIQQRAPVQQQQTMTKIATMNQKPPVSPNTPPIGVKSPKTVGEKCPTYRYTVDNNFVEFHTVPGNCKIQVMYPPGGNGPPKVQFLAKVPLK from the exons ATATCCTTTTCGTGTTTTTGAAGGCCCAGACCGCACATG GTCCCTACATGGCGACGCAGTTCGGAGCAGGTTACAATCAGCCAGGTTATAACCAACCATACAATCAACAAGGATATAACCAGCCCTATAACCAGCCTTATAATCAACCTTATAATCAGCCATACAACCAGCAATACAACAACCCAGCACCAGGGGGATACAACCCAGCACCAGGGGGATACAACACAGCACCAGGGGGATACAACACAGCGCCAGTATATACAACTACCACTATGCCCCCAACATCAACCACACCAGGTACAACGGTAGAAACGGAATTTGAAGCAGAGGAAACCACTGTGCCAGCAACCACAACAACAGctgttactactactactacacgTAAACCACCACCTAAACCTAAAAAACGACCACCGATACGAAATCGTGGCCAATTTTCGCAGAAACAGGAGCATCAACCGGAACCTAGACGAAACAAATGGATGAGGCCTCCAGGGGTACAGCAGAGTATGAGACCACCAAGGGGGCAAAATCGAAACTTCCGAAATCAGAATCAACTGCCGCGAAAGTACATTCCCCCAAGTTTTCAGAGACCGGTTAATGGGCGACAGAATTCATTTAAACCCCCTAAAAATCAACCTTTTAAAG GCCAACAGTTCATGAATAATGGACCACCTTTGAAAAACCAGCCTGTGACTTTTAACCAGCCTCCTTATGGTGGTCCTGCATACAATTTCCAACCGCAGACTAGAGCCAATACAAATCAATACCAACCACCGCCCCCCATGCAAGCGCCCATGCAACAACAGCAGCAGCAACCAATAAGGCCACCAGTGCTACAGCAACAACCGCCTATCCAGCAAAGAGCACCTGTTCAACAGCAACAAACAATGACAAAAATTGCAACCATGAACCAGAAACCCCCTGTATCACCAAACACTCCTCCAATAGGAGTGAAATCACCCAAAACAGTTGGAGAAAAATGCCCGACATATCGCTACACTGTAGATAATAACTTTGTAGAGTTCCACACGGTGCCTGGTAACTGCAAGAT ACAAGTGATGTACCCTCCAGGCGGTAATGG ACCACCAAAAGTACAGTTTCTGGCGAAGGTTCCTTTGAAGTAA